One Zonotrichia albicollis isolate bZonAlb1 chromosome 25, bZonAlb1.hap1, whole genome shotgun sequence genomic window carries:
- the TARDBP gene encoding TAR DNA-binding protein 43, whose product MSEYIRVTEDENDEPIEIPSEDDGTVLLSTVTAQFPGACGLRYRNPVSQCMRGVRLVEGILHAPEAGWGNLVYVVNYPKDNKRKMDETDASSAVKVKRAVQKTSDLIVLGLPWKTTEQDLKEYFSTFGEVLMVQVKKDIKTGHSKGFGFVRFTDYETQVKVMSQRHMIDGRWCDCKLPNSKQSPDEPLRSRKVFVGRCTEDMTADELRQFFAQYGEVVDVFIPKPFRAFAFVTFADDQVAQSLCGEDLIIKGISVHISNAEPKHNSSRQLERGGRFGGNPGGFGNQGGFGNSRGGGGGLGNNQGSNMGGGMNFGAFSINPAMMAAAQAALQSSWGMMGMLASQQNQSGPSGNNQPQGNMQREQNQGFSSGNNSYGGSNSGAAIGWGSASNPGSSSGFNGGFGSSMDSKSSGWGM is encoded by the exons ATGTCGGAGTATATCCGGGTGACGGAGGACGAGAACGATGAGCCCATCGAAATCCCGTCGGAGGACGACGGCACGGTGCTGTTGTCCACGGTGACGGCGCAGTTCCCCGGGGCGTGCGGGCTGCGCTACAGAAACCCGGTGTCGCAGTGCATGCGAGGAGTCCGGCTGGTCGAGGGCATCCTGCACGCCCCCGAGGCCGGCTGGGGAAACCTCGTCTACGTCGTGAATTATCCCAAAG ATAATAAGAGAAAAATGGATGAAACCGATGCATCATCAGCTGTGAAAGTGAAGCGAGCAGTGCAGAAGACTTCAGATTTAATAGTCTTGGGTCTTCCCTGGAAAACCACTGAACAAGACTTAAAGGAATATTTCAGTACCTTTGGAGAAGTTCTGATGGTGCAG GTTAAGAAGGACATTAAAACAGGCCACTCaaaaggttttgggtttgttcgGTTCACGGATTACGAAACCCAAGTGAAAGTAATGTCTCAGCGTCACATGATCGATGGAAGATGGTGTGACTGTAAACTTCCCAACTCTAAG CAAAGTCCTGACGAGCCCTTGCGCAGCAGGAAGGTGTTTGTTGGGCGCTGCACCGAGGACATGACGGCAGATGAACTCCGACAGTTCTTTGCCCAGTATGGGGAGGTGGTAGATGTCTTCATTCCTAAACCCTTCCGAGCTTTTGCTTTTGTTACGTTTGCAGATGATCAG GTTGCCCAGTCTCTTTGTGGAGAGGACTTGATCATTAAAGGAATCAGCGTACATATATCCAATGCTGAACCTAAACACAATAGCAGTAGACAGTTAGAGAGAGGTGGAAGATTTGGTGGTAACCCAGGAGGCTTTGGGAATCAGGGGGGATTTGGTAACAGTAGAGGAGGTGGGGGAGGACTGGGCAACAACCAGGGCAGCAACATGGGCGGGGGTATGAACTTCGGGGCCTTTAGCATCAACCCTGCCATGATGGCAGCAGCGCAGGccgccctgcagagcagctgggggatGATGGGCATGCTGGCCAGCCAGCAGAACCAGTCAGGGCCCTCGGGGAACAACCAGCCTCAGGGCAACATGCAGCGGGAGCAGAACCAGGGCTTTAGTTCAGGCAACAACTCATACGGAGGGTCCAACTCGGGGGCAGCGATAGGCTGGGGCTCAGCCTCCAACCCCGGCTCCAGC